In Sphingobacterium thalpophilum, a genomic segment contains:
- a CDS encoding redoxin domain-containing protein, whose product MNKKIILGVTVALAAGILSSCNNNKPKTDHTANTSQEASAESHDHAGHDHAGHDHSQAAPTQSSDPAAILPNFTFYQLRSGIRVTQENVAKDKNTVFILFDPGCSHCQHEATELEKNIDRIKDVNIYYISMNDPALVLGFFDTFAPKLSKASNVEVLIDKDQTFIQTIHVPSQFPANYVYGADGKLKAHWEGEKNINEAISQFHK is encoded by the coding sequence ATGAATAAAAAGATAATCTTAGGAGTGACAGTGGCATTGGCTGCCGGAATTCTTTCCTCATGTAACAACAACAAACCGAAAACAGATCATACTGCAAATACGTCCCAGGAAGCCAGCGCTGAAAGCCATGACCATGCAGGTCACGATCATGCAGGCCATGACCATAGTCAAGCTGCACCAACGCAATCTTCCGACCCTGCAGCCATTCTCCCTAATTTCACATTTTATCAGCTTCGTTCGGGCATCCGTGTTACGCAGGAAAACGTTGCCAAAGACAAGAATACGGTTTTTATCCTATTTGATCCAGGATGTAGTCATTGTCAACATGAAGCTACGGAGCTAGAAAAGAATATTGATCGTATAAAAGATGTCAATATCTATTATATTTCCATGAATGACCCGGCATTAGTATTAGGTTTTTTTGACACATTCGCTCCTAAACTATCCAAAGCATCTAACGTAGAGGTATTGATTGATAAAGACCAAACGTTTATACAAACAATCCATGTGCCTTCACAGTTTCCGGCAAATTATGTGTATGGTGCAGATGGAAAGCTAAAAGCACATTGGGAAGGTGAAAAAAATATTAACGAAGCAATAAGCCAATTTCATAAATAA
- a CDS encoding exonuclease SbcCD subunit D, with protein sequence MKILHTADWHLGKRLDSFSRIDEQLLVMNEIVDIADRENVDLVIIAGDLFDAFNPGVEAIELFYRTIKRLTKNGIRPVLAIAGNHDSPHLIDAPDPLARASGIILIGHPHAVVTPFTTDGFTVLQSDTGFIELSLPQFDYPIRILHTAYANEIRLKQYLGEEKESKLNEVLAANWQKIANTYCDDKGVNILTAHLYMNKLGSPLLEEPDGEKPVKIGNADLIYSEAIPPQVQYTALGHLHGYKNIGSVEKPVVYASSPLCYSFSEAGQAKYVALVNVSAGEQARVERIPLTQGKPLIRKSFDDIEQCISWLSENPDALVELTLKSETFLKAEDRKRIYQSHSGIIYLIPLVKQDEQALLDNKEINLTQDMSTLFNDYFKSKNGNQAPNDDILDLFREILNS encoded by the coding sequence ATGAAAATATTGCATACCGCCGATTGGCATTTAGGAAAACGATTGGACAGTTTCTCCCGGATAGATGAACAATTACTGGTCATGAATGAAATCGTTGATATCGCAGACCGGGAAAACGTGGATCTCGTGATCATCGCAGGAGATCTGTTCGATGCCTTCAATCCAGGTGTGGAAGCCATCGAGCTATTCTACCGAACAATCAAGCGTCTTACCAAGAATGGCATACGCCCAGTACTAGCAATCGCGGGCAATCACGATTCACCCCATTTGATTGACGCGCCCGATCCTTTGGCACGAGCGTCGGGCATCATCCTAATTGGGCATCCGCATGCTGTGGTTACCCCTTTCACAACAGATGGTTTCACCGTGTTACAGTCAGATACGGGCTTCATTGAATTGAGCTTACCGCAATTTGACTATCCGATTCGTATTCTTCATACAGCCTATGCCAACGAAATACGCTTAAAACAATATCTAGGCGAAGAGAAAGAAAGTAAATTAAATGAGGTCTTAGCAGCAAATTGGCAAAAAATAGCCAATACCTATTGCGATGATAAAGGCGTAAATATATTGACGGCACATCTTTACATGAATAAATTGGGCAGCCCACTTTTAGAGGAGCCTGACGGCGAAAAACCGGTCAAAATTGGCAATGCAGACTTAATCTATTCAGAGGCCATCCCACCACAGGTCCAATACACCGCATTAGGGCATCTCCACGGGTATAAAAATATCGGTTCTGTCGAAAAACCGGTGGTTTATGCATCTTCGCCTCTATGTTATAGTTTTTCGGAGGCTGGGCAAGCTAAATACGTCGCACTGGTCAATGTATCGGCCGGCGAGCAAGCAAGGGTTGAGCGCATTCCACTAACTCAGGGCAAACCGCTGATCCGAAAATCGTTCGACGATATTGAACAGTGCATATCCTGGTTGTCTGAAAACCCCGATGCTTTGGTGGAGCTCACGCTGAAATCAGAAACCTTCTTAAAAGCCGAGGACCGCAAGCGAATCTATCAGAGCCATTCGGGAATAATCTATCTCATTCCGCTCGTTAAACAAGATGAGCAAGCGCTTCTGGACAACAAAGAAATAAATCTTACACAAGACATGTCGACCTTATTCAACGATTATTTCAAATCCAAGAATGGCAATCAGGCGCCCAATGATGACATCCTTGATCTTTTTCGCGAAATCCTAAACTCTTAA
- a CDS encoding SMC family ATPase, which translates to MIPLKLTLEGIYSYQERQTIDFTALSQAGLFGIFGAVGSGKSSILEAITYALFGETERLNARDKRAYNMMNLKSNRSYIELDFVNFEDRTFRITREFKRNSKNFDDVKSPTVVLYEKINEKWVPLESSNTQHIIGLSYENFKRTIIIPQGQFKEFIELGAKERTDMMKEIFQLHRFDLQDKVSNLYKKNQSELDHLNGQLIGFDEVTSEQIETTETNLQLAVESFVAIESAYKSHHEKFLRLKKLKEDVLELRTVKALFQQLLEQKGEKETLRLKLNRFEEAQTNFLHILKSKEKLAQEGLIAHKRVETEKQRQAEIQQLMQEHSSNLNLLKSQYEQLPQRRVQELDLELISQLITFSNEIKSLQDRAQKGRNFVQETRAQQRHFKAKIQETEIQIASLKQSKPSAHELMELGQWYTKQQGIQQQEDDLNKQAIDLETSIAVLKQELQAIHPDLEKFRSNHLLVVSALEQKLQSLQDEKSHLLLQQRLTQYAENLKAGSPCPLCGALEHPAINQGQDISQEVAANEKLIAETNESLKHQQDQQFQVEKLQLRLQSLNVQQQDLNTKIQLNANNKIAHAQQFTWIGYSATDESSYTSNKQELARIETQITTVEQQLGEHQATLASVEEKLEKYNKALHQFERDEASKQAQIDQNIGNLKALRWSDYEMRESEAVEKEYTALKRSNLDIERDYITLSERLNELNSQFAAQYSLVQTIVEQLADIRRESQETDATIQQLLVASPFETLAEIRQILAENLSVIQIRQELEQFQIQFETVKAQISQLEKKLVDQVYDENEFLAQEKILDESAQQLKASTEAVARLQQERDQLKIAYAKKENLLQQQVKLNLRHDNLKQLFNLFKGAGFVQYVSSIYLRQLCDHANIRFHRMTRNQLSLQLNDNNEFEIIDYLNEGKSRSVKTLSGGQAFQVSLSLALALAESVQSNSRAAKNFFFIDEGFGTQDITSVNIVFETLLDLHKENRIVGIISHVEELKERIPVSLSIEKDEEQGSQIFIN; encoded by the coding sequence ATGATTCCATTAAAGCTAACTCTAGAGGGTATATACTCTTATCAAGAACGTCAGACGATCGACTTTACCGCGCTTTCTCAAGCGGGGCTTTTTGGTATCTTCGGTGCTGTAGGCTCCGGTAAATCATCGATATTGGAAGCAATTACCTACGCCTTATTTGGAGAAACGGAACGCCTGAATGCACGGGATAAACGCGCTTATAACATGATGAATCTCAAGTCCAATCGATCTTATATCGAGCTTGATTTTGTCAATTTTGAAGACCGTACATTTAGAATTACCCGCGAATTTAAACGTAATTCCAAAAATTTCGATGATGTAAAATCCCCCACCGTTGTACTCTACGAAAAAATAAATGAAAAATGGGTTCCACTGGAAAGCAGCAATACACAGCATATCATTGGATTAAGCTATGAGAACTTTAAAAGAACAATCATCATTCCCCAAGGGCAGTTCAAAGAGTTTATAGAACTTGGCGCCAAGGAACGGACGGATATGATGAAAGAGATTTTTCAACTGCATCGATTTGACCTGCAGGATAAAGTTTCCAACCTCTATAAAAAAAATCAGTCCGAACTGGATCACCTCAACGGTCAATTAATAGGTTTTGACGAGGTTACAAGCGAACAGATAGAAACGACCGAAACAAATCTCCAACTAGCAGTCGAGTCCTTCGTCGCCATTGAATCGGCGTACAAGTCGCATCATGAAAAGTTCTTAAGGCTCAAAAAACTCAAAGAGGATGTCTTAGAGCTTCGTACGGTAAAGGCGCTCTTTCAGCAATTGCTAGAACAAAAAGGTGAAAAAGAGACCTTACGATTAAAGTTAAACCGCTTTGAGGAAGCGCAAACCAACTTTCTACATATTCTTAAATCCAAGGAAAAATTAGCACAAGAAGGCCTAATTGCACATAAAAGAGTAGAAACCGAAAAACAGAGACAGGCCGAAATTCAGCAGCTTATGCAGGAGCATTCCTCAAATCTCAATCTGTTGAAATCACAATACGAACAGCTGCCACAACGTCGTGTTCAGGAACTGGACCTTGAATTGATAAGCCAATTGATTACGTTTTCAAATGAAATTAAGAGTTTACAGGATCGGGCACAGAAGGGACGCAATTTTGTGCAGGAAACAAGAGCGCAACAACGACATTTTAAAGCCAAAATCCAAGAGACAGAAATTCAGATCGCTAGTCTAAAGCAATCAAAGCCTTCTGCCCATGAACTCATGGAGCTGGGCCAGTGGTACACCAAACAGCAGGGCATCCAACAACAGGAAGACGATCTAAACAAGCAGGCCATTGATTTAGAAACAAGTATAGCTGTGCTGAAGCAGGAACTCCAAGCCATTCATCCGGACCTCGAAAAATTCCGATCAAATCACCTCCTTGTAGTCAGTGCCCTCGAGCAAAAACTTCAGTCTCTCCAAGATGAAAAATCACATCTTCTCCTGCAGCAAAGGTTGACCCAATATGCAGAAAACCTTAAAGCAGGATCCCCATGCCCACTATGTGGAGCATTGGAACATCCTGCTATCAACCAAGGACAGGATATTTCCCAGGAAGTTGCCGCCAATGAAAAATTGATTGCCGAGACAAATGAAAGTCTTAAGCATCAACAGGACCAACAATTCCAAGTCGAAAAACTCCAGCTGCGCTTGCAGTCATTAAATGTTCAGCAACAAGATCTAAACACGAAAATTCAGCTGAATGCCAATAACAAAATTGCACATGCCCAGCAATTTACATGGATCGGCTATAGCGCTACGGATGAATCCAGCTACACATCAAATAAGCAGGAACTCGCCCGGATCGAAACACAGATAACAACAGTGGAGCAACAGCTTGGTGAGCATCAGGCTACACTCGCTTCCGTTGAGGAAAAGCTGGAGAAATACAATAAAGCACTGCATCAGTTTGAACGTGATGAAGCAAGCAAACAGGCCCAGATTGATCAAAATATCGGGAACCTGAAAGCGCTGCGCTGGTCTGATTATGAGATGCGGGAATCCGAAGCAGTTGAAAAGGAATATACTGCACTGAAAAGATCAAATCTGGATATTGAGCGCGACTACATTACTTTAAGCGAACGATTAAATGAGTTAAACAGTCAATTTGCAGCACAATACAGCTTGGTACAGACGATTGTTGAACAGCTTGCAGATATCCGTCGTGAAAGTCAAGAAACCGATGCTACAATCCAGCAGCTACTTGTGGCTTCACCCTTTGAAACTTTGGCAGAGATTCGGCAAATTCTTGCCGAGAATTTGTCTGTCATACAGATCCGACAAGAGCTTGAACAGTTTCAAATCCAGTTTGAAACTGTGAAGGCACAGATCAGTCAGTTGGAAAAGAAACTCGTCGACCAGGTATATGACGAGAACGAATTTCTTGCACAAGAAAAAATCCTGGATGAGAGCGCCCAACAATTGAAAGCGAGCACTGAGGCTGTTGCCCGACTTCAGCAGGAGCGCGATCAGCTAAAAATCGCCTACGCGAAAAAGGAAAATCTCCTGCAACAACAGGTAAAACTAAACTTACGCCATGACAATTTGAAGCAACTTTTTAATCTCTTTAAAGGTGCGGGCTTTGTACAATATGTTTCTTCGATTTACCTACGGCAGCTGTGTGATCATGCAAATATTCGTTTCCATCGCATGACCCGAAATCAGCTTAGCTTACAGCTGAACGACAACAATGAATTTGAAATTATAGATTATTTGAATGAAGGAAAAAGTCGCAGCGTAAAAACACTATCCGGTGGACAGGCATTTCAGGTCTCCCTAAGTTTGGCTTTGGCTTTGGCAGAAAGTGTACAGTCAAATTCGCGTGCGGCCAAAAACTTCTTTTTTATCGATGAAGGTTTTGGAACACAAGATATCACTTCTGTTAATATTGTTTTCGAAACGCTATTGGATTTACATAAGGAAAACCGGATCGTCGGAATTATTTCACATGTTGAAGAACTCAAAGAACGTATTCCAGTGTCCCTTTCGATAGAAAAGGATGAAGAACAGGGTAGCCAAATTTTTATCAATTAA
- the gap gene encoding type I glyceraldehyde-3-phosphate dehydrogenase — protein sequence MLNIAINGFGRIGRNTLRNIFLRGAFDELQVIAINDLTDTKTLAHLFKYDSVHGPFPGTVTHDDQHIIVNGLSILVTNEKDPAELPWKELQIDVVIESTGYFTSRDKASLHLEAGAKKVIISAPAQDKDIPTVVLGINDRVIDLSASILSNASCTTNNVAPLVKILDENWGIKDGYITTVHSMTGDQNLHDAPHKDLRRARAASSAIIPTTTGAAKAITNVFPHLQHKLGGAGIRVPVLNGSLTDFTCTLEKETTVEEINKAFKAAAENDLKNVLFYTEDPIVSVDIINNPYSCVFDAQLTSVVGGLVKVVGWYDNEFGYSNRLVDLLIKIDKLV from the coding sequence ATGCTAAACATAGCAATCAATGGATTCGGACGTATCGGTAGAAATACACTACGTAATATCTTTTTAAGAGGGGCTTTCGATGAACTGCAGGTCATCGCTATCAATGATCTGACAGACACCAAGACGTTGGCCCACCTATTTAAATATGATTCTGTACATGGTCCTTTTCCTGGTACTGTGACCCACGATGACCAACATATTATTGTCAATGGTCTTTCCATCTTGGTCACCAATGAAAAAGATCCGGCGGAACTGCCTTGGAAGGAGCTTCAGATTGATGTCGTCATAGAATCTACGGGGTACTTTACCAGTCGTGACAAAGCGTCGTTGCACTTGGAAGCTGGTGCAAAAAAAGTGATTATTTCCGCACCCGCACAAGATAAAGACATTCCAACAGTGGTATTGGGCATTAATGATCGTGTCATTGATCTATCTGCTTCGATTTTATCCAATGCCTCCTGTACAACAAACAATGTTGCTCCCCTAGTTAAAATATTGGATGAAAATTGGGGCATCAAAGATGGCTATATTACCACGGTTCACTCCATGACTGGAGACCAAAATCTTCACGACGCACCACATAAAGATTTAAGGAGAGCGCGGGCAGCATCGTCGGCGATCATTCCAACAACTACTGGTGCTGCTAAGGCCATCACCAATGTCTTTCCACATTTGCAGCATAAATTAGGGGGCGCAGGCATACGTGTACCTGTACTCAATGGCTCATTGACTGACTTTACCTGTACACTTGAGAAAGAAACCACGGTAGAAGAAATTAATAAAGCGTTCAAAGCTGCAGCAGAAAACGACTTAAAAAATGTATTATTTTATACAGAAGACCCCATAGTTTCGGTAGATATCATCAATAACCCCTATTCATGTGTATTTGATGCCCAGTTAACCTCGGTAGTGGGGGGTCTGGTCAAGGTTGTAGGCTGGTATGACAATGAATTTGGTTATTCTAATCGTTTGGTTGACCTCCTGATCAAGATCGACAAGCTTGTATAA
- a CDS encoding quinone-dependent dihydroorotate dehydrogenase produces the protein MYKLVKPIFFTMNPETAHHKVTGGLNVFSKIWGAKQLLNAFFTVEDPRLEREVFGLKFKNPVGLAAGFDKNAEYIADMTNLGFGFIEIGTVTPKPQPGNDKPRMFRLVSDEALINRMGFNNQGADVAATRLKNLKDRKGLLIGGNIGKNKVTPNEEAVNDYIYCFNALFDYVDYFVVNVSSPNTPGLRDLQEKEPLKHLLNTLQSLNVAKTAPKPILLKIAPDLTDSQLDDIVEIVLETQIAGVIATNTTISREGLKSQQELINEAGGVSGRPLTKRSTEVIRYLSEKSNKAFPIIGVGGIHSAKDAIEKLDAGASLIQVYTGFIYEGPGLIAKICKGILQTGR, from the coding sequence ATGTATAAATTAGTCAAACCTATATTCTTTACAATGAATCCGGAGACGGCTCACCATAAAGTGACCGGTGGATTGAATGTTTTCTCAAAAATTTGGGGCGCCAAACAATTATTGAACGCTTTTTTTACCGTGGAAGATCCACGTTTGGAACGCGAAGTCTTTGGATTGAAATTTAAAAATCCTGTGGGCCTTGCTGCTGGCTTTGATAAAAATGCGGAATATATTGCAGATATGACTAATTTGGGATTTGGTTTTATCGAAATTGGAACGGTAACTCCTAAGCCGCAACCGGGTAACGATAAACCCAGGATGTTCCGACTTGTTTCCGATGAAGCTTTGATCAATAGAATGGGATTTAATAATCAGGGGGCAGACGTTGCCGCCACAAGATTGAAAAATCTAAAGGATCGAAAAGGATTGTTAATAGGGGGGAATATCGGTAAGAATAAGGTGACGCCTAATGAGGAAGCTGTCAATGACTACATTTATTGCTTCAATGCATTGTTTGACTACGTGGATTATTTTGTGGTCAATGTGAGCTCCCCGAATACACCAGGCTTACGCGATTTGCAGGAAAAGGAACCTTTAAAACATCTATTAAATACTTTACAAAGCCTCAATGTCGCTAAAACAGCTCCGAAACCAATTCTGCTTAAAATAGCACCTGATTTGACGGATAGTCAATTGGATGATATCGTCGAGATCGTATTGGAGACACAAATTGCAGGCGTCATCGCAACGAATACAACAATCTCAAGAGAAGGCTTAAAGAGTCAACAGGAACTGATTAATGAAGCGGGCGGGGTAAGTGGACGTCCTTTGACCAAGCGTTCAACAGAAGTTATTCGCTACTTAAGTGAAAAGTCCAACAAGGCATTTCCTATCATTGGTGTAGGGGGGATTCATTCGGCGAAAGATGCCATAGAGAAGTTAGATGCTGGAGCCAGTCTCATTCAAGTTTATACCGGTTTTATCTACGAAGGTCCAGGCTTGATTGCAAAGATTTGTAAAGGCATATTGCAGACAGGAAGATAA
- a CDS encoding TIGR02757 family protein, translated as MAVDFDLKDFLDKKVDEYNQPGFIPNDPISIPHQFSAKQDIEIMGFLASIMAWGQRKTIINKCNELVARMDGSPYDYIINHQEQDLKTLLGFKHRTFNDTDILYFVSFFKHHYQHFESLEDAFLVGQENREEVDLEMALNAFKTYFFSLPDYPVRTRKHISSPAQKSTVKRINMFLRWMVRKDTKGVDFGIWQRLSPKDLICPCDVHVERVARKFGLITLDKVNWKTAQELTANLRLLDPLDPVKYDFALFGLGVEGEL; from the coding sequence ATGGCAGTTGATTTTGATCTGAAAGATTTCTTGGATAAGAAAGTTGATGAATATAATCAACCTGGTTTTATTCCAAATGATCCCATATCGATTCCGCATCAATTTTCAGCGAAGCAGGACATTGAAATCATGGGATTCTTGGCTTCCATTATGGCTTGGGGGCAAAGAAAGACGATTATCAATAAATGCAACGAGCTGGTGGCTCGAATGGATGGTTCGCCATACGATTATATCATCAATCACCAAGAGCAGGATTTAAAAACCTTACTGGGATTTAAACACCGCACGTTCAATGATACCGATATTCTTTATTTTGTTTCTTTTTTTAAGCATCACTATCAGCATTTCGAATCTTTAGAAGATGCTTTTCTCGTAGGGCAGGAGAACAGGGAAGAAGTCGACTTAGAAATGGCACTGAATGCCTTTAAAACCTATTTCTTTTCGTTGCCTGACTATCCTGTTCGCACACGGAAACACATTAGTAGTCCAGCACAGAAGTCAACCGTCAAGCGGATCAATATGTTTTTACGCTGGATGGTCAGAAAAGATACAAAAGGGGTAGACTTTGGGATTTGGCAGCGTCTTTCCCCAAAAGATCTAATCTGTCCGTGCGATGTCCATGTTGAGCGTGTTGCCCGTAAATTTGGTCTAATTACATTGGATAAAGTGAATTGGAAAACAGCTCAGGAATTAACGGCCAATCTACGCCTACTAGATCCGTTGGATCCGGTCAAATATGATTTTGCGTTGTTTGGTTTGGGCGTAGAAGGGGAACTGTAA
- a CDS encoding ABC-F family ATP-binding cassette domain-containing protein, with protein MISINNLTFEIGSRALYDEANWHIKPGDKVGLIGANGTGKSTLLRLIVGQYTPTSGTISMAKDLKIGYLNQDLLSYHSDKSILHVAMEAFERQNQLHAEIEGLLHKLETDYSDDILNKLSDKQVEFEALDGYNIEFKAHEILAGLGFSEEEQKRPLATFSGGWRMRVMLARILLQTPDILLLDEPTNHMDLPSIKWLENYLQAFDGAIVIVSHDRYFLDRIIKKTVESRKGKLTLYAGNYSFYLEEKELRNELQANQFKNQQAKIKQEERLIERFRAKASKAKMAQSRIKALDRLERIDDVDDDNPTVNFSFKFSKPSGRHVVTLENISKSYPNLEILKNTSAIIEKGDKIALIGANGKGKSTLLRIVANADHEFEGKAEQGHNVSQTFFAQHQLEALHLENSILAELQTFAPKHTETELRSILGCFLFTGDDAFKKIKVLSGGEKSRVALAKALTADANFLALDEPTNHLDMQSVNILIQALQQYEGTFIVVSHDRYFLDNVANKIWYIEDKQIKEYPGTYQEYEEWAAKRVVKTEVKTEKKVKEEPKVKKEKQPLTEDKTRLLSKKNKELTSFEQKIEEQEILVKNLESKLADEAVYSDATKLQETTRSYNSAKALLMQFQESWEQLAEEIMELEND; from the coding sequence ATGATATCAATAAATAATTTAACATTTGAAATAGGATCTCGCGCTTTATATGACGAAGCAAACTGGCATATAAAACCAGGAGATAAAGTTGGCTTGATCGGTGCCAATGGTACAGGTAAATCGACTTTACTTCGCCTTATTGTCGGTCAATATACGCCCACATCAGGAACGATTTCCATGGCGAAGGACCTTAAGATTGGTTATTTAAACCAGGACTTATTGTCGTACCATTCTGACAAAAGCATTTTGCATGTTGCCATGGAAGCTTTTGAGCGCCAAAATCAATTACATGCCGAAATCGAGGGTTTACTCCACAAACTAGAAACAGATTATTCGGATGACATCCTGAATAAACTAAGCGATAAACAAGTAGAATTTGAGGCCTTAGATGGTTATAACATCGAATTTAAGGCCCACGAAATCCTTGCTGGTCTAGGTTTTTCGGAAGAAGAACAAAAAAGACCATTGGCCACTTTCTCTGGAGGATGGCGTATGCGGGTTATGCTTGCCCGTATCTTATTGCAAACTCCGGATATTCTGTTACTGGATGAGCCGACCAACCACATGGACTTACCTTCCATCAAATGGCTGGAGAACTATCTGCAAGCATTTGATGGCGCCATTGTGATTGTTTCCCACGATCGATATTTCCTTGACCGCATCATCAAGAAAACGGTAGAATCACGTAAAGGAAAATTAACACTTTATGCAGGTAATTACAGTTTTTATCTTGAAGAGAAGGAATTACGGAATGAATTGCAGGCCAATCAGTTTAAAAACCAGCAAGCCAAGATAAAACAGGAAGAACGTTTAATTGAGCGTTTCCGCGCTAAGGCTTCCAAAGCCAAAATGGCGCAGTCGCGGATCAAAGCGTTGGATCGCTTGGAGAGAATTGACGATGTTGACGATGACAACCCTACAGTAAACTTCAGCTTTAAATTTTCAAAACCTTCAGGTCGTCACGTTGTGACGTTGGAAAATATTTCCAAGTCCTACCCTAACCTGGAGATCTTAAAAAATACCTCAGCAATTATAGAAAAGGGTGATAAGATTGCACTAATTGGTGCCAATGGTAAAGGTAAATCTACCCTCTTACGTATCGTGGCTAACGCGGATCACGAGTTTGAAGGAAAGGCAGAACAGGGACACAACGTTTCGCAAACATTTTTTGCACAACATCAACTGGAAGCCTTACATCTGGAAAATTCCATCCTTGCCGAGTTACAAACTTTTGCACCGAAGCATACAGAGACCGAATTGCGCTCCATTCTTGGATGTTTTCTATTCACCGGAGACGATGCTTTCAAAAAGATCAAAGTACTTTCCGGAGGCGAGAAATCACGTGTGGCTCTTGCAAAAGCACTAACCGCAGACGCGAACTTCTTAGCGCTCGATGAACCTACCAACCACTTGGATATGCAGTCTGTCAACATTCTGATCCAGGCTTTGCAGCAATACGAAGGTACATTTATCGTTGTATCCCACGACCGGTATTTCTTGGACAATGTGGCGAACAAAATCTGGTACATTGAAGACAAACAGATCAAGGAGTACCCAGGTACTTACCAGGAGTATGAAGAATGGGCTGCAAAACGCGTCGTGAAGACGGAGGTAAAAACCGAGAAAAAAGTCAAGGAAGAACCCAAAGTAAAGAAAGAAAAGCAACCACTTACGGAAGATAAGACACGTTTGTTGAGCAAAAAAAATAAGGAGCTAACGTCTTTTGAACAAAAAATTGAGGAGCAGGAAATTTTAGTCAAAAACTTAGAATCGAAGCTTGCCGACGAAGCTGTGTATTCGGATGCGACTAAGTTACAGGAAACTACACGTTCTTACAACTCAGCGAAGGCATTATTGATGCAATTCCAAGAGAGTTGGGAGCAGTTGGCGGAAGAAATCATGGAATTGGAAAATGATTAA
- a CDS encoding AI-2E family transporter — MKYKQINNNSINQIMLIVIILAICILIFTSLFYYLPGFLGALTLYVLFRKINFKLTEEKKWNKSFASILLILLTIIFLVGPLYLLINYMVPQVTEVISNKDDLMHKFDSIKTYFKDSPYLSNIDLSDTALMGALQKAAKFIPNILNSVAEVGVNILVALFVLYFMLVSSKKLEQTIYQAIPFTMASKAELWKEFDMMVKSNAIGIPILAMCQGIVAGLGYWFFGLESPIFLGILTAVSTIIPILGTMVVYLPAALFLLANGQSGNAIGLALYGIIIIGSIDNVLRFTILKKLGDVHPLITVFGVLLGLNLFGMLGLIFGPLILSCVSVLLKVYSIEFGRSTPEIIQSTSLTDTKSTHDSPDIIE; from the coding sequence ATGAAGTACAAACAAATCAACAATAATTCCATCAATCAAATCATGCTAATCGTCATCATTCTGGCGATATGTATATTGATCTTTACAAGTCTATTCTACTACCTACCCGGTTTTCTGGGAGCACTTACCTTATACGTTCTTTTTAGAAAAATCAACTTTAAGCTAACTGAAGAAAAAAAATGGAATAAATCTTTCGCCAGTATTTTATTGATATTATTGACCATCATATTCTTGGTAGGACCACTCTATCTGTTAATCAACTACATGGTACCTCAGGTAACAGAAGTCATTAGCAACAAAGACGATCTGATGCACAAGTTTGACTCGATCAAAACCTACTTTAAAGACAGCCCTTATTTAAGCAATATTGATCTTTCAGATACTGCCTTAATGGGAGCGCTTCAAAAAGCAGCTAAATTCATACCCAATATTCTGAATTCCGTTGCAGAAGTGGGAGTCAATATATTGGTTGCTTTGTTTGTTTTGTATTTCATGTTGGTTAGCAGCAAAAAATTAGAACAAACCATCTATCAAGCGATCCCTTTCACCATGGCCAGTAAAGCCGAATTGTGGAAAGAGTTTGACATGATGGTAAAATCCAATGCAATCGGCATCCCGATTTTGGCCATGTGCCAAGGTATTGTAGCCGGTCTTGGCTATTGGTTCTTTGGCCTGGAAAGCCCTATCTTTCTAGGGATACTCACCGCTGTTTCCACTATAATTCCTATTTTGGGAACGATGGTGGTCTATCTACCGGCAGCGCTTTTTCTACTTGCAAATGGGCAGTCTGGAAATGCAATAGGTCTTGCCTTATACGGGATCATTATCATCGGGAGTATTGATAATGTACTTCGGTTTACCATATTGAAAAAGTTGGGCGATGTACATCCATTAATAACCGTGTTCGGTGTATTGTTAGGATTAAATCTATTTGGTATGCTGGGATTGATCTTCGGTCCGCTCATTTTATCCTGCGTTAGCGTACTCCTGAAAGTCTACAGTATTGAATTTGGACGAAGTACGCCTGAAATCATTCAATCTACCTCATTGACAGACACAAAGTCTACTCATGACAGCCCTGATATTATAGAATAA